A genomic region of Equus caballus isolate H_3958 breed thoroughbred chromosome 1, TB-T2T, whole genome shotgun sequence contains the following coding sequences:
- the PLAU gene encoding urokinase-type plasminogen activator codes for MGILLACVLLWTLVVSDSEGSHELHPASSASNCGCLNGGTCVSYKFFSNIQRCNCPKKFQGEHCEIDTSKTCYEGNGHSYRGKAKTDIMGRPCLEWNSATVLLKTYHAHRPDALQLGLGKHNYCRNPDNQRRPWCYVQVGLKQLVQECMVHDCSFGKSPSSPPEKAEFQCGQKALRPRFKIIGGEFTTTENQPWFAAIYRRHRGGSVTYVCGGSLISPCWVLSATHCFINYPKKEDYIVYLGRSRLSSTSPGEMKFEVEKLILHEDYSADTLAHHNDIALLKISSSTGQCAQPSRSIQTICLPPMYGDARFGTSCEITGFGKQNSTDYLYPEQLKMTVVKLVSHQECQQPHYYGSEVTTKMLCAADPQWETDSCQGDSGGPLVCSVQGRLTLTGIVSWGRGCAMKDKPGVYTRVSRFLPWIRTHTGEENGLAL; via the exons ATGGGAATCCTGCTGGCTTGCGTGCTCCTCTGGACTCTGGTCGTGAGCGACTCCGAA GGCAGCCATGAACTTCATCCAGCGTCCAGTGCAT CGAACTGTGGCTGTCTGAATGGAGGAACATGTGTGTCCTACAAGTTCTTCTCCAACATTCAGCGATGCAACTGCCCAAAGAAATTCCAAGGGGAACATTGTGAGATAG ATACATCAAAAACCTGCTATGAAGGGAATGGTCACTCTTACCGAGGGAAGGCCAAAACTGACATCATGGGCCGGCCCTGCCTGGAGTGGAACTCTGCCACTGTCCTTCTGAAAACGTACCATGCACACAGACCTGATGCCCTTCAGCTGGGCCTGGGGAAACACAATTACTGCAG GAACCCAGACAATCAGAGAAGGCCCTGGTGCTATGTGCAGGTTGGCCTAAAGCAGCTTGTCCAAGAGTGCATGGTGCACGACTGCTCTTTTG gaAAAAGTCCCTCCTCTCCTCCGGAAAAAGCAGAGTTCCAGTGTGGCCAGAAGGCTCTGAGGCCCCGCTTTAAGATTATTGGGGGAGAATTCACCACCACTGAGAACCAGCCGTGGTTTGCAGCCATCTATAGGAGGCACCGTGGAGGCTCTGTCACCTATGTGTGCGGTGGCAGCCTCATCAGTCCTTGCTGGGTGCTCAGCGCCACACACTGCTTCAT TAATTACCCGAAGAAGGAGGACTACATTGTCTACCTGGGTCGGTCAAGGCTTAGCTCCACTTCGCCCGGGGAGATGAAGTTTGAGGTGGAAAAGCTCATCTTGCATGAGGACTATAGTGCTGACACACTCGCCCACCACAACGATATTG ccttgcTGAAGATCAGTTCCAGCACAGGCCAGTGTGCACAGCCGTCCCGGTCCATACAGACCATCTGCCTGCCCCCAATGTATGGTGATGCCCGTTTTGGCACAAGCTGTGAGATCACTGGCTTTGGAAAACAGAATTCCA CTGACTATCTCTATCCAGAGCAGCTGAAAATGACTGTTGTGAAGCTGGTTTCCCACCAGGAATGTCAGCAGCCCCACTACTATGGCTCTGAAGTCACCACCAAAATGCTGTGTGCTGCTGACCCGCAGTGGGAAACAGATTCCTGCCAG GGAGACTCTGGGGGCCCCCTGGTCTGCTCCGTCCAAGGCCGCCTGACTCTGACTGGGATTGTGAGCTGGGGCCGTGGATGTGCCATGAAGGACAAGCCAGGCGTCTACACGAGGGTCTCACGCTTCCTGCCCTGGATCCGCACTCACACTGGGGAAGAGAATGGCCTAGCCCTCTGA